A region of the Babylonia areolata isolate BAREFJ2019XMU chromosome 10, ASM4173473v1, whole genome shotgun sequence genome:
taaacgaaagctATCATTAATAATGTCTTCTGCCACCCCAATTTGTTAGTTAACAGGGTGTCCATTAAGCTGTGCACGCATTATTTGACCTATTGAAAGGAACTGGTGTCAGGATTTCTAAGCCTCGAAGTCAGGTGGGACAGTACGTGTGATTCAGGGTGGTTTGCATTGAATGATAAATGGatgaacagatggatggatggatggatcgatggaggtgtgtgtgtgtgtgtgtgtgtgtgtgtgtgtgtgtgtgtgtgtgtgtgtgtgtgtgtttctttttatcacaacatactcctctttgtgaaattcgggctgctctccccaggcagagcgcgtcgctacactacagcgccaccttttttttttctttttttcctgcgtgcagttttatttgtttttcctatcgaagaggatttttctacagaattttgacaggaacaacccttttgctgccgtgggttctttacgtgcgctaagtgcatgctgcacacgggacctcggtttatcatctcatccgaatgactagcgtccagaccaccactcaaggtctcgtggagggggagaaaatatcgggggctgaaccgtgattcgaaccagcgcgctcaggttctttctctcacttccaaggcggacgcgttgcctctaggccatcactccactgttaatTGATGGATGATTGGATAAAATGCAAATGATATGaaagtctctgtttctctcaatgactgcatctgtgtgtgtgtgtgtgtgtgtcgtgtgtgtgtgtgtgtgtgtgtgtgtgtgtgtgcgtgcgcgtgtgtgtgttgtgtcgtgttgggtgtgtgtgtgtgtgtgtgtgttgtgttgtgttgggtgtgtgttgcgttgtgttgtgtgtgtgtgtgtgtgtgtgtgcgttgtgttgggtgtgtgtgcatgtgtatgtgtgtgtgtgtgtgtctattgtgttgggtgtgtgtgtagcatgtgtgtgtgggggtgtgggggggtgtggggggggggggtgtaaatgtAAGGGgcgggtggcggggaggggagttgtgtgtgtgtgtgtgtgtgtgtgtgtgtgtgtgtgtgtgtgtgtgtgcaagcgtgcgctATTTACAAAAAGTAGCAAAAAAGGAACAGGAGCTGTTGTAGCACTTAATAGATTAGAAGAAGAACATAACATCAAAGTAAAGCCATTTatcgttatttgtttgttttttaatgtcacCTTATTGATTCAAGATACATTTGCATTCAATACCAACAAATACAGCTGGTGCACTGAGCAAACTGACCCATCGGATATTACTGAAAAACAAATAACGCAACATACGGAAAGCAAAAATTAATCAAACAAACATAAGATGAAAGGAGAGACGTAGATAATTCAAAggagatgaagagggagggaattcaattcaattcaattcaaaatactttattatctgcttcaaccaaaaacagaaaattttctttaggctcacttaaaatgcccgtcagcaaaaaaacaaaaacaaaacaaagggagaTAACTGATAAAGAAATTATAAAGAAAGTTAAGAAAGAACTGCCCGACTGAGTGCATATTCCCCTTTGGGaggtaattttaaaaaaataaatttcacGCACGACTACGTTGAGATTAAACAAGTCTACAAAGTTCATCGAACCTTTTCAAAATCACATCACGGAAAACATTCCTGATAAAGAATGGACTATACTAGAACCATAATCAAAAAATCGTTCCTCCTATTGTAAGTGAATATTTCAAATTACAGTGTATTATTAATCGTTTCATTTAGCATACAAAGGGACGCAGTGTGTATTTTCAGCATAATATACACGAAGGACATAAAACAGTGTATACAAAATCTATCTTGTGACCATAGTCATGCAGTTTTGATTACATTTACGTAATTGACTAATTCCAGAAACTAAATAACAAGATAACAGCGACAGGAAAAGAACTAGAATTAAGAAAaggagaaagtaagaaagaaaaaaaaactagaaagaggaaggaacaaaaaataaaataaaaataacaagtagaagggaaaatagagagagagagagagagagagagagagagagagagagagagagagagaggaagataaggaaaaaaaacaaacaaacaaaaaacactgtccgactgcaaatatttcggcgtttgccttcctcaatacgtgtgactgaaagtgacgtattatagaaataagtcatcactacgatgacgtgTTGCTACAATGACGTCAAGTTCAGAATGACGCTAGTTCGCCTTCCTGcaacctccaccccactcacccccccccccccccccccccctttttttcccctcctagatatatgtagagagagagagagagtgaaagagagacagagagaaagagagatagatagatatctgaaGCGTTTACATTCTGAGCCGTGTGAAGATGAAACACGAACGTATAGCGTTCATCACCACATTGCCCCTGGTTCCCTGGTGGGATGTGACTGTCCTTATGTTGTGCTCATGTCCGCGTCGCTGAGGTTTCTCACGGAAGGTCAGGCCGGATAAGGACACCGGTAAAAGAGGACCGGAAACTTCCCTGAGCCTCTGTAGAATTTCCGTCGATTCTGTCAAAAAAGTATAAATGAATAGAATGAATAaggaataataatgattatagtaatatatatatattttttttaatgaattaaaaAGATTGAAtaaaaacggtgcagatgttgggagaggaagtaaataatagatatgccaattttttgttgtgttggaATCACAACAATGAATGTGCGGATCAAGGTAAATGGATAAACAGAAGatcagaaagaaaaggggaaaaaaggaaataaaaaatagGCGAAATTAGTTTAGATTAGATTAGAAGTAGAATACATTAGATCAGATTACATTACATTAGATTAGATCTGGTTAGGTAAGGTTACGTTAGGTAAGATTATATTAGATTAGAATAAATTAGATTAGATTAGATTGGATTacattggactggactggattggactgCTTTGAACTGAAACGAATTGAACATTTAGACAAGACATGATTAGAATGCATCATACTAGACAAAATTGGATAAGATTAGATTGCCCCACTGCCGTATTCACTgaactcaagctcacacgacagatagagtcgcacacaacgttcgcattctcacatcactcttacccagggataaacaatATAACGACGCAAAAAGACCCTTCTTTCTGATTATTAACAATCAAAGAAAATAACAgtaatgttcacattttcccttcagggataaatcaTGTGAAAAGTCCAATCCCAAAATCaatactttctgttctctcttcgcttcccgttatagtttttttttttttttttttttttttttttaatcattatgacaattttcatttctttcttttcacgaccgtgttgtcagttggtgcttcccaaacatctttcggtgggcgatataacagccaaacaccttcgtccgaaaacaggccaggcgctgaggatcctgaaacatcctcagaacctAACTGTAGTTAAATCGAACGACTAGTAAAAATAGTACTCACATGACTTGCGTCACCATTTTCGTTTTactgaaccagtgttcagaaacgtaaatgaaaataaaacatcgaAATTCACAAACTTTAGATTAAACGATGACGCCGAACTTCTCATTACCAAACTCGAAATTACTGACTCACcagtacttcaaaatcagcttccttgaacctccacagttcaacaaggctatgtctcacattctctcccagaatggtaactgtctgttctatctcagaccccaaggtctattttttttcccaggtcactcctgtgaccagtttagctgtgcgcagagagggaagtggcaagaattttggtgcacttcacaacgAATCAGTATTGACAACAACAGCTCGTGAACACATAATCACCTCAGCGCCTAAAGACACATGCATCACGAGCCTTACTCCAAATATAAAGTTCAAAttaatacagtaacacagccacaccatacaggaaatctaacctttacaataagcacattatgacaaccaacATGGTGTCATGACATAGATCATAGACGATGTTAGAttcatcttctgcgttcgtgggctgcaactcccacgttcactcgtatgcacgcgagtgggcttttacgtgtatgaccgtttttaccccgccatgtaggcagccatactccgttttcgggggtgtgcatgctgggtatgttcttgtttccataactcaccgaacgctgacatggattacgggaactttaacgtgcgtatttgatcttctgattgcatatacacgcgaagggggttcaggcactagcaggtctgcacatatgttgacctggaagatcgtaaaaatctccacccttcacccaccaggcgccgtcaccgtgattcgaacccgggaccctcagattgacagtccaacgctttaaccacttggctattgcgcccgtcgttagattcatcaaatcaaatcaaatcaaatgaaaaccAACTACGGACGTACCTCCTGGTCCAGACACGTTGTCCAGTGGTCAGGCTGATGGCTACCGTGGCACTGGACCTGTCCGTGGTGTCACCCTGTGCTTCCACCTCTGCTATCTGTGTGTCCTCTTTCGCCaactgttgggggtggggggataccaGAATcagcaccatcgtcatcgtcgtcatcatcgtcatcatcttcattatcatcttcactgtcatcatcatcagcctcagCCTTCACCTCTGCTATCTCTATGTCTGCCGTCGCCGGCTGTGtgggtcattatcatcaccatcaccaccgcccccccacccactcccccgaccctccccccttccccctccccccaccctccttcacctCAACATGCAGGAAGCCAGGGGGTGTCTGTGCCATCTTGAGGCTGAACTGGTAGAGGCCAGGCAGAGGCGCCGTGAAGATTCCTGTGACCCTGTCGTACCCGCCGCCCAGGTTCAAATCCACCAAGTCGAAAGCCAGGATGCTGTTGTCATTGAACGGGGTGTTGTCCGATAGCCGGACATTGAAGGCCACCTGCCTCTCTTGCTgggctggagagacagagacagtcagacagacagacagacagacagacagacagagagaacaacaaaaacataccactgggaggaatggagagactgGAAATGTCCGgagtagagagagatacagcggaggggggaaggaagaagggagagagagagagagacagagacagacagacagacagacggacggacggatagagaGGCAAATATaatgacagagagcgagagagacagagacagagacacagagagagacacacatacacacagat
Encoded here:
- the LOC143286355 gene encoding complement C1q tumor necrosis factor-related protein 6-like, with the translated sequence MVFQDWWDPDRNADSDNDRTQPLSGHCAGGGGRRLPRVSGGRFTSTWFSQAVVDQQSVVIEQLKAELSALKNDFFSVNILAFDLVDLNLGGGYDRVTGIFTAPLPGLYQFSLKMAQTPPGFLHVELAKEDTQIAEVEAQGDTTDRSSATVAISLTTGQRVWTRRR